A single window of Rickettsiella endosymbiont of Dermanyssus gallinae DNA harbors:
- a CDS encoding ankyrin repeat domain-containing protein, with amino-acid sequence MIKNKDAFIKKTDVCNFNTIKNFLDEGGNPNYIFDNKNSLVAQLMNEYWQDKLHERDCFKIVNLLLSRGADPNVRDSNSLTPLHWATHLSLKLTKLFLKNGAHINIMDREGFTPLHNAAGSGLARHKKITKLLLDYGAEIYSIAINVYHYSVLYDAVAAGNYQIIRMLLKQDMKKGKILLEMIEEKYGRTSLHLAVLNPLHSSIKIITLLLKHGANIYAKDFEGVTPFQIVSKFASPRYLKVRELFIKYKRKAKAN; translated from the coding sequence ATGATAAAAAATAAAGATGCTTTTATCAAAAAAACTGATGTCTGTAATTTTAATACTATAAAAAATTTTCTTGATGAGGGAGGAAATCCTAACTACATTTTTGATAATAAAAACTCTTTAGTAGCTCAACTAATGAATGAATATTGGCAAGATAAACTTCATGAAAGAGACTGCTTTAAAATTGTTAATTTGCTTTTAAGCAGAGGGGCAGATCCTAATGTAAGAGATTCAAATAGCTTGACGCCACTTCATTGGGCTACTCATTTATCGTTAAAACTAACTAAATTATTTTTAAAGAACGGTGCGCATATTAATATAATGGATAGAGAGGGTTTTACCCCTTTACATAATGCAGCAGGCTCAGGTTTAGCCAGGCATAAGAAAATTACAAAACTACTTTTGGATTACGGCGCAGAAATATATTCAATCGCGATAAATGTTTATCACTATAGTGTTTTATATGATGCGGTTGCAGCTGGAAATTATCAAATAATACGCATGCTGTTAAAACAAGATATGAAAAAAGGAAAGATTCTTTTAGAAATGATAGAAGAAAAATATGGAAGAACATCTTTACATCTTGCGGTACTAAATCCTCTCCACTCATCAATTAAAATTATAACGTTACTTTTAAAACATGGTGCGAATATTTATGCTAAAGATTTTGAAGGAGTTACCCCTTTTCAAATAGTTTCAAAATTTGCTTCTCCTCGATATCTTAAAGTCAGAGAGTTGTTTATAAAATATAAGCGGAAAGCAAAGGCTAATTAA